The genome window TCGTGGAGCTGATCCGCGACAAGGATGCCAGCAAGGTCAAGGCTGTGATGGAGGCCATGATGACGATGGTGAAGCTCGACGTAGCGGCCCTCGAGAGAGCCTACGACGAGGCGTAGGCGAGAAGTTCGTCCAACTGCTCGAACTGCTCGGCTGCCCCGCTCGTCCCCGTGCTCCCTGTGGCGATGGCGTCGTCGAGGGCTTGCTTGGAAGGATAGAGTTCGGTCAGGACGAGGAGCGTCTTGCCGTCCGCCTCCTCGAAGGTCACGGTGGAAAGCGGACCATCGGCGCCCTCCTCGTTCGTCCAGGCGATGCGCGAGTAGGGCGTGACCTCGACATACCGGCCGAAGAACGCCATCGGCTGCTCGAAGTCGGGGTGACTGAAGACGAAGCGGTACGTCCCCCCCGTACGAACATCGGCTTCGCAGGACACGAACGAGATGCCAAACGACTTCGGCGTCCACCAGCGCGTGATCAATTCGGGCCTGGTCCAGGCCTCGAACACGATGCGCGCGGATGCGTTGAAGCTGCGCGTGACGACCAGCTCACGCTCCGACCTTCGTTCTACTGTCGTGGGATTGTTCATGGGGGGGGTGATGAAGGATGGACTCACTGTCGCCTGCTCCGTGCATCGGCTCGTTCCATCCGTTGCAGTTCCTCAACGACCTTGTCCAACTCGTCGAAGCGCGCCTGCCAGAGCTGGCGGTAGCGTTCGATCCACGCCGCCTCCTCCTCTAGCCGGCGTGGGCCCAGGGTGCAGGTTCGGACGCGGCCGGCCTTTGCCGTGCTGACGAGCCCCGTCTGCTCCAGGACAGCGATGTGTTTCTTCATGCCGGTGAGCGTCATTCGGAACATCCCGGCAAGTTCTGTTACCGAAGCGTCGGCCCGACCGAGGCGCTCCAGAATGCCACGTCGCGTGGGGTCGGAGAGCGCGGCGAACGAGGCGTCGATACGGGCTGGCTGACACTGAACCATATGGTTCACTATATAGCAACGGCCGACGGCACGCAATAGGGCAACCGACGCATCGACCCAGATCGCGGGCGGGAGTGGGCGACACCATGGATCCCGTGCGCTTCCCGGATGGTCTCGCCTACGTGCCTACGTGAGGCGCCCGTTGCAGCGCGTTCCGGGTGCCGTCGCGTACTGCATCCTCGTGACGTGGCGAGCGACGATGCCTAACCCGTTCTTGCAGCGCACCGACGCCCGGCATTACGATTTGACAGGGCGCTGTCGCGACCCGAACCATCGTCCACAACCGGGCGGCCGTGCCGCGCGCTGAAAGGAGTTGACATGGCCAGACTCGTGTTCGGAATGAACCAATCCCTGGACGGCTACGTCGACCATCTGGCGTTTGCGCCAGGCCCCACACTCTTCCGCCACTTCATCGAGGAGGCGCGGGGGCAGGCGGGCAGTGTCTACGGTCGCCGGATGTATGAGATCATGCGGTACTGGGACGACGATCAGCCTGAATGGACCGCGGAGGAACACGTGTTCGCGGCGGCGTGGCGGTCGCAGCCGAAGTGGGTCGTCTCGCGCTCGTTGACGTCGGTCGGGCCCAACGCCAGGCTGGTCGAGCCCGATCTCGAAGCCGCGATCCGCGCGTTGAAGGGCGAGCGCGACGGGGAGATCGAAGTTGCCGGCCCGGACCTGGCACGCACCCTCACCGCCCTTGGCCTGATCGATGAGTATCGCATCTACTTGCACCCCGTCGTGCTCGGCCAGGGCACACCATACTTCGCCGGACCCCGGCCGCGGCTCCGCCTCATGACACATGACCGGATCGACGAGGACGTGATCCGGTTGACCTATGTTCCTGCCCACCCTCACGACCCGCCGGACGGCAATCACCGGTAGAGTGTTCGAGGAACAGCCCCGCCGCGTCCTCACAGCGCTCTCAGCAAGCGGCCGATCTGTCGACCGCGTGCCGCTGACGGCCACGCACTTGTAGTGCGTCCCACACAGGCGCAACTTGTCGAGGGTCTGCAGCAGAAGCTCACGATAGGCCGCGACGTTCGTACATGCCGACCAGCCCAGAGTCAGAGCGCAGCCGGATGCTCCGCGGCGAGGCGTACAATTCCCGAGACCCGGAGCTGCTCGCCCTCGCGCACCGCGCCCGCGCGTTGCTCACCAAGTTCGCCGCGACGCCGTCGGCCGATGGGGTCGGGAGGGCCGAGGTGCTCACAGCCCTCCTCGGCGGCGTCGGGCCGGGCGTCTGGATCGAGCCGCCGTTCTTCTGCGACTATGGCGCGCACGTCTACCTCGGCGCCGACACCTTCGTCAACGTCAACTGCGTATTTCTGGACTCCGCCGAGATCCGGGTGGGCGCCAACGTGCTGATCGGCCCTGGCGTGCAACTCTTGACGGTGACGCACCCGCTACGCGCCCGCGATCGCGTCGCGCCGCCTAATCCGGACGGGCAGGGAGCGCCGTACCGGACCTCTGCTCGGCCGATCACCATCGGCGACCGTGTCTGGCTCGGCGCTGGCACGATCGTACTCCCGGGCGTGACGATCGGGGCGGACGCAACGGTCGGCGCTGGCAGTCTCGTGACCGAGGACGTGCCGCCGAACACGCTCGCCTTTGGCCGCCCCTGCCGCGTGCAGCGAGAGCTGTGATGCGAGGAGCCGCATTGGTGCGTCCGCTGCTCGCACTCGTCCTGCTCGGCTGCTCCACCGCGAGCGAGGTTTGCACGCTCATCGGCTGCGAGAGTGGCGTGCGCCTGCATCTGTCCGCCCTGCCGTCGCAGCCGTTTCGGGTCGAGGTGGGCGTTCCCGGCAGCAACGTCACATACGTCTTCGACTGCACCACCGACGCCGGCCAGTGTCGCCAGGACATCTTCTTCCCCAACCTCATCGCCACGCGCCTCCTCGTGACAGTTCGTGTCGGAGGCCTGTCGCGGCAGACCGAGATCGCGCCTCTGGTCTACGCCCACTCGCGCCCCAATGGACCCAACTGCCCCCCTGATTGCCAGACGGCGGACGTGAGTGCTCCAATTCCCTGAAGCATCCAGGCAGATGCCCCGCCAGGCACACGTTGGAGCTGTCACACCCGTCGAGGAGGTCGACGTGGGGACCATCAATGGCCTCTACCGTGATCGTGAGCGTGGCGCTGGCGCCGACACTGTCGAATGAAGTCGTGTAGCGTCCCGCGCTCGCACTGTCGTTCATTGATTTGCAGCTGTGCGCGGGCGTCAACCGGTGGGAGACACATCGTTGCATAGCGAGCAGCTCGGACGGCGCGCGCTGGTCATCCTGCTCCTCCTCAACGGCGTGATGTTCTTCGTCGAGATCGTCAGCGGGTGGCGTGCCGAATCGATGGGGCTGATCGCCGATGGCCTCGACATGGGCGCCGACGCGGCGGTCTACCTGTTGGCGCTGCTCGCCGTCGGCGCCACGGAGCGCCGGAAGCTCAGCGCGGCGCGTTTCGCGGGGCGGGTGCAACTCGGACTCGCGGTCCTCGCGATCCTCGAGCTCGCGCGACGGGCCATCATGGGCAGCGCCCCGGAGCCACCGGCGATGATCGGGATCTCCCTCGGCGCGCTCGCCGTCAATATCGGGTGCCTCGCCCTCCTGCGCCGTCACCGCAACGGTGAAGTGCATTTGCAGGCCGCCTGGATCTTCTCCGCCACCGATGTCCAGGCCAACCTCGGCGTGGTTCTGGCGGGAGCGCTCGTGGCGCTCCTCGACTCTGCCATTCCCGACCTCGCCATCGGCCTTATGGTCTGCTGGCTGGTGCTCCGGGGCGCCATCCGCATTCGGCGCCGCGTGCGAGCAGCCGAGGGCGCCGACAGGCTCGCGCGCTCCGTGCGCCTTGGCTAGCGACGCTTCCCGCCACCCGATGCGAAGGGTAGAACGGGATGCGCCCGCGCATTCTATTGGAGCACCTGCTGTGGACGCGCTCGTCGGGCAGCATCCCATACTGAGGCGCCGATGCCATTTCCTTCATTTTCATCGCACGCGCTACGTGCCGCAGCCCGCATCGGTATCGCGTTCGTCGTGGTGACCATCCTCGCGTCGGTCATCCGGGTTCGGAGTCAGACCGCACCACCACCGGCACCCCAGCTCGGCCCAGCAGAAGCTGCGAGCATCACCGTGCGGGGCATCGCCTACTGGGGTGATACGACGACGCTCCGACCAACCACCGTGCTCCGCGTACGGTTGCTCGATCTGATGAGCGACGACTCCATTGCCGTCGTCGCCAGCAGCACCCTCGATCTCGCCCGCGTGCGCCAGTC of Gemmatimonadetes bacterium SCN 70-22 contains these proteins:
- a CDS encoding ATPase, yielding MNNPTTVERRSERELVVTRSFNASARIVFEAWTRPELITRWWTPKSFGISFVSCEADVRTGGTYRFVFSHPDFEQPMAFFGRYVEVTPYSRIAWTNEEGADGPLSTVTFEEADGKTLLVLTELYPSKQALDDAIATGSTGTSGAAEQFEQLDELLAYASS
- a CDS encoding transcriptional regulator — protein: MVQCQPARIDASFAALSDPTRRGILERLGRADASVTELAGMFRMTLTGMKKHIAVLEQTGLVSTAKAGRVRTCTLGPRRLEEEAAWIERYRQLWQARFDELDKVVEELQRMERADARSRRQ
- a CDS encoding deaminase, with translation MARLVFGMNQSLDGYVDHLAFAPGPTLFRHFIEEARGQAGSVYGRRMYEIMRYWDDDQPEWTAEEHVFAAAWRSQPKWVVSRSLTSVGPNARLVEPDLEAAIRALKGERDGEIEVAGPDLARTLTALGLIDEYRIYLHPVVLGQGTPYFAGPRPRLRLMTHDRIDEDVIRLTYVPAHPHDPPDGNHR
- a CDS encoding maltose acetyltransferase translates to MPTSPESERSRMLRGEAYNSRDPELLALAHRARALLTKFAATPSADGVGRAEVLTALLGGVGPGVWIEPPFFCDYGAHVYLGADTFVNVNCVFLDSAEIRVGANVLIGPGVQLLTVTHPLRARDRVAPPNPDGQGAPYRTSARPITIGDRVWLGAGTIVLPGVTIGADATVGAGSLVTEDVPPNTLAFGRPCRVQREL